The DNA sequence TTTATGCAAGTGcgaattatagtataaaatatcttTTGAGTCATATTATACTGAATTATTGATCGATCTGaacatttaatttagttatgcTTAGAGTGgtttaagtaaattaaatttgaaaagagCCAACTCAACTTTGCATAATATGTGAAAAAGTAGTTAGTTCCTTACATCGCTTCCATAATCCAACCAAAATCGAAACaaaaagtgggaaaaaaaaacctcagaaaaatacaaaaagtaTAAATTTAGGATGATCATGTCAAACTTGTTAATCAAGTTGGTTTGGTTGGTGGAGTAAATATGGGAAGATCAATTGCAACTGCAGCTGTCTTTTCTTCCTTAACATTTCCTAtcccattattattattattagcttTGATGACTTCTGGAATTTCTTCAagtaatttgttttcttgGTCTTCCTTATACTTTCCCCACAGCACCGAGTAGAGCCCCACCACGATTATAGCTGATCCAATCATCCTGttacatatatacatttaatttgttacatACAATTGTAttgtgcatatatatatacatatatattaattaggtAGATCAATTTACCCTCCAAGATAGATCTTCTCCGCTAGGATAAAGGATCCCATAACCGCAACTATGATCATCATGAGCGGGCTAAATGCCGTGGCGAAAACCGGGCCTTTCGTCTTCATCACCAGCCCTTGCACGTAGTACGATATGCTCGATGTCACAATACCCTGCTCATTCAAACTCCAACTTAGTTTATTTATCTTAAAATCTGAATTTCCTATAACGACCTTATTTAGGTGTTCTCTCCTATATTTTAAAGGGGTGTTTTGACTTTACCGCGTATGCAGCAGCGAGGAGGTTCATGTCCCAGCCGATGGTCCAGACCGAGGGGTTGTGTTCCATGACGAAGGTGACGGCGATGGCTTGAAGGGTGCCCATGCCGCAGACCATTGTGGTGAGAGAGAGCTGGTGGTTGGAGTAGGTTTTCAGTGCTGCTTTCTGCAGGATGAAGAGGGAAGCCCATGCCAACGTGGCGATAATTAGGAGGATGCACCCGATGAACCAGTCGCGGTCGCTGCTGTCCTTGCTTGTGTCATCGCTGCTGCTGCTTCCGCTGGTGGAGTGGCGGTGGGCCGTCCACACCATTTCCACTAGTGGGCCTTTGTACAAGGTCATCAACATCGCCCCGGCCACCGTTATCACCGTTCCCACCACTTTCGCTTGGTATATCACCTTCTTTATATTCACTTTCTCCATCCtatttttcccattttcaataaattaataatgtgattttgtcacgttggaaattaaaaaatgtgcgagcaataaatatagtatgaggaccaaaacaaacaatatcatactaattgTGAGTTCAGGTGTGTATCGACGAACCCTCACCTGAATATGATGGCCATTACAAATGTCATAGCAGGTAGCATGTTGCTCATCGCACATGAAAATGTTGGTGATGTCAGCTTTAGACCAGCATAGTAGAAGTTTTGATCAATCACAGGCCTAacccaaaaatcaaaacaaaacttaattaatccacatacatatatatgaaatgaaatgagatagttaattagctaattaattaataaattaccCGAGAAGGCCAAGGATGAAAATCTGCATGAAGACAGGGAATGTTATCTTTGGCTGTGCTTTCCTCTCGAAGAAGAAAGCAAAAGGAGCGATGACAGCAGTGGCGATGGCATGTCGATAAACGACTAGAACGTAATGGCTCATCCCTCCATTGAGTGATATCTTTGTGATGATGTTCATGCCTGCATATCCAAATTGGAGAGATATCATAGCAATGTAGGGTTTGCAGGTGTTGAAGAAACTCCCACCACTCTTCATTTTGTTAGTCTCTCTCAAAAATTGGTTTTGAAGAAGAGTTGAGTAGTGATTAATTACTTCTTCTTAGGAGATGGAGAGTTAAGGAGACAAGCTATTTATAGAGTGAAGAGAATGGTGTAGTGAAGGAATCATGTGGGTGGAATCTAATGGAATATTTGGTGTGTTTGTTATCCATATTTTGGAAATATAAGATATCTATTATTGttagaaacaaaattaaagatgatGGATTACACGTAGTGATCGTAGAATAAGGTATCCGAGTCAGGAAACAAATGGGAAAAATAATTGCATGGCGTAAGCCATTTCCCATTATGAGAATAATCATCATTCTTGTCTCAGTAGTTATGTGTGACATGTGCATACACTACTTTCTAATTAGGATGTGTAATTCATACTCCAATACTAGATTGatcagaattaaaataaatagattatgAATCCCTAGGGGCTAGgcttatagttataattatttaattcaatagtCACCGAACATgaatacataattttgttttataaatcaaaaatcaaaaatctcaaatcaCAAAAGTGATAGGAAGAGTACAAGAAAGTAACAATCcaacaataacaaaaagaaaagaaacataaatacAAACGACATCACAACAATCAAAGAACcgacaaaaaaaagaagataataaGAGTCAAAGCCGGAAGAGAACAAGTCAAACACTAAcacgtactccctccgtcccgctttagcagtctcaaTTGACTTTTTTGttctctttttgtaaaaatgataaaaaaaatagttaaaaaggagaaatagtaaattaagagagagaataatatagagaagagtcttatctatattattgtctctcttactttaccatttctccactttaactattttttatcattttaaaaaaaaaaacagaaaagtcaataggactgctaaagtgggatggagggagtaatttatacCGAGGTAATAAGAACAAATTAATAGCATGGCCGTACCGTACGTGTACTATAGGAAATATCTTTCATAATAAAGATcaagatattaaaatatattaattctatttgtgattaataaatttaaatagtgtAGTAGTACATTTTAACGCATACAATTTTTTTGCAGGCTCTAAAAATTGCAATAtactagaaaaaaatatccaaaCCTAACTATTTTATGAAAGCCCACATGCAAGTTTCGGTAGTGTATAAATTTCGTCGAACAATAAAGAATACTGATCAGctttattgaattaataataagttgatagaaaagaaaagaatctATATATAAATCTTGTTTTGATAAGctgttaattatttaatgctAGTTTATAGAAAAACAAATCGATGATAGTTCGTGATCGAGTAGCGGAATCAAAATGgcgatattaaatttaaaggttTGTATACGAATAAGAAAAGTGGTAAGTGGAgcaccaaataataaaatggacGTCTAATCATCTCCaataatattcttaattaatatgtATCTACATCGATCGTTGTCGAGTCGACCGTCGATAATGATcgatttacaacaaattattttactaaatcaTGGGATTCTTACCTTGCAGCCCATTTGCACTACAATAATATCTTTCTTCCTCTTAATTGCCAAATTGTATTACAAATTGTGGATTCAATCAATCTCTCTCTAGCTTGGAAGGGGTATCTtggcatatatatatatatatatgattcaTATTTGGACTTGCTCACCTAGGTATATTCCTGCTTATTACCTATATAGAGTAGGGggaattaatgaaattatggaACTGATATCATGATATCGCCAATATTTTTCGAAATGCAATCATCTTTTGATTcgactttttaaaaatgaggAGTATAGTTGTATACTTGTATCACTATAGGGGAGTGGGGAGTGTTAAGGTGCCACACCTCGTAAACTAACATCATACCATCAAACCTAATCAAttatttgtacacgtggacaaATAATCAGTTGCCATgtggcaataaaaaaatgttcaagGATTAAAAAACGgccaacaatattttatacactATACAACATTTTTTCTCGgacagcaatatccaacacgctagaCAGCAATCTATATATTGCTGTCTAGCATATTGAATATtactgtgtagcgtttataatattgttgtatatgtggtatcacggtgtcactttaagaggtgttgtcattttaacacaaaattgATTATTCGTCTGCGTGTACAAATAATTGGCTAGGAATGATAGTATGttgttactttaagaggtggtGGCACTCTAATAGTACCTATcactatataaataaacaattcCTAGTTATCACTATATTAATAATTGCATACTGGTCCTctaaaaattacacatcggtgcatatatattcaaaatatgtttaatatatacacatgtGTTTCATAAAAAAGCCAATAACGACAAAAATTAGTGAAGAAAAGTCATCTTTCTTTGGCTGTTCTgaaataagagtctcattatTGTTAAGTTAGTATCATTTCTTTCCGTGTAAGAAGAGGAATGCATtacattcttcttttttttacacctattttgataaaaagatgatgaaatcCTGTAATTCatgatcaattaattaaaaagagatctagtaaaaaaaattagcaaaCTCAAACAAACAAAGATATAGAAAATCCACGCAGAACATAAGcattattaaaaatccaaaaaatctCAAGAAAACAAAGGCACATAAAGTCAAAATGAAGGAAGAGAAGGTCACCATACTATTGTCGGCCAACTTCTAAGTCCTTTCTCATGTTTGGCCAAATCCTTGCAAACTTATTCAAGTATGAAAATTTAAGCtctgatttttaattaattttatttcaagtgCCATTCAGTTCGAAAGATTTATATCTcatgtttaaatatatatattatgtttgATTAATTAGATTGAATCTCATTATATAATCTTTTATGTGTACGCACCATTTTGGTGGTAAAATCACACAATAAAAGAGTGCCATTATTGGATAGGCAAGTTTCCATAATACAACACCAAAAAAGTTCATTTACTATTAGCGTGATCGTCTATAACACAATGTCTATTGATCAAGATTCAGTTTTTAGGAAATGAAAGATTCAAACATGCATGATCTATACCATATgcatatacttttttttttttttatctctcttttattttactaactgtgcattaaaattcgcATCCAATATAGAGTATATTTCTCTTGTGGGCGGAGGAGTGGTAGAAACTTTTGaattgacatgagttttaataaaaaattggtaaagtaagagagattaagagaaaaatgaataaagtaaaagagagaaagagaaaagatggTGGAATTAGTGTTAATGGATTATATGGTCCACttcctaaaaatgaaatttagaaaaattttatttttaagggacgaaGGTAGTATTTAGTGTGCagatttataaaatcaatttgacttattttagatttatgactaactttatttttttcagctATCTGGAGTTcttcaaatttgtttattttgaaagTTTAAAATCTCAAATATCTTAATGGTTTCAACTTGTATAACATGTTTCTACGATACAAGAAACATGTTTCGATTTAATCTCAAACTATTTTCCATTATAGTGACGTACATAGTTATAATTTCTCCAAAATAGTGCTACATACAATGATGACATAACCATTTAATCAATCATGCTCGTGGATTGTAGTATATATTCGGAGTAACATtttagcaataaaaaaattgcacgTAAAACTACATTTGTATATATGGATTGGTTTGCAATAGGACACTCAAAAAATAGTATATGTTCcgaattctttttttattattttaattttgttttggatATGTCAATGAGGTCTGACATGTTATTCTATATGACTCGATTAAGAGCGTCACCTTATaaccatttatatatttgaagcTGTCGATATCTCAACAGCAAAATGTAAccaaaaaactaataaaattcaactcaacaaattaaatggttGCACTATCTTAGTGGAATACACATATCAAACCACCCaaaaatttagtactacttGGCACTGAAAGATGAAACTGATTATGACGTTAATTCTCTTTTAATGCTGACAAATTGATTAACAATTCTATTTTGAAACCCTAATTTAGTTAACAACACCCATCTCCACGATTAAccaatcataatttaaatgcTCATGACTACTTGATTAACCAATTATgactaataaatttgaattgtaaattagttaagtatattaaaattgtaaCTAATAGAAGTTTAATAACTACCAATTAGAAATAATGAATTGGAATGAGGAGATTTACTAAACTTAACTAAAACCTTAATTAACCTAATTATTATCGATGGTCCGATCGAATGCCTAAAGGGGGTGTTCAGTTTGCAAGATGATCTCATAActaaatttgtattatgtttggttcatgagattaaTCTCAtgacttaatcctagatgaatagttatgtgataattagtcatagccaaCTTCTTTCtactaaataatctcacaCCACCATAAATTTATCTtgctcttattttatttagtaaacCAAACACCGCCATGAAGTAGTATAACATACGTTAATTAGTGAAGGATCGGATGCatagatataaataaatgaatatagatTTCACATAGTTTTGATGTCATTAAAGCAAACATATGTGACACGTAGCGATATAGAGATATATTAGGAGGATCAACTTTATCGTAGGATGTAGAGGTATAATAAAGCAACACTCCTACTGAATGATTATATTTCCAATTAAACCCCTTGTTAAGAgaataattaagttaatacGTTGATTGACCACTACTTAACAATCTTGGTGGAAAGAACCAAGACTCTGAGAAAAACTTAAATCAGTAACATTGTGGAGGTGGTAGTTAATTGTACGTCTTCacttttcaactttttttagtTGAGGAGTTTCGTATATCCAGGTCTTGGTggtcttatttttttttttggtgttttttttatgctttGGCTGTTACTTCTTTTACTGGTTGGATTTCTTTTTATGGCATATGTTTTTCTGCTCTCCATGCTTTCTTTTTTGTTCCTTGTTTGTTTTGCGATAAgtgtttttgattttttgtacTCTTGGTCTCTTAGCTCGCCATCGTTTCTTGACTTGAGCATGCTCCATACTTATAAAAAAACGTTGCTAGTGCTTTACCGATTAAAGTTATCGCACCAccgaattttatttttgtgatatttaatttgaattaaataatttacaaatatcTTATAACTTGAACATTATATTGATACTttggagattaaaaaaatttaagacaGAAGACATATATATGAgtcattttagtttatccccACATTAACTATAATCAATATGacaattaataattaacaTTTCAGTGTCCTAATCTAATTTTGCGTGTATGACCATAATATATGATCAGTAAGAACCAATATTTGGAGTTGAAATTTATGTGGACGCACCATTTTGGTGCAAAATCCACACACTAAAAGAGTTCCATTATTGGATAGGCATGTTGTCAAATAATATATAGCACAAAGAAAAGTTCATTTGCTATTATTTCCAATCTTACTTAGCGTGATCGTCTACAACACAATGTCTGTTGATCAAGAATCAgtatttagaaaatgaaagatttaAAAATCACGATCCACACCATATATACAATCTTGttctattataattaaaatattcaaataatggGGCTTCTATAAGTTAATTTCCCGATTGGAAAAGCAAAATCAGATAAGGGTCATTGTTTATTAGTACCAATTCGAAGTCATCTCCAACTTAATTAGcttcataaaattgaaaggaaGAATATTCAATTTTGCTCTAGTATCTGCAAGggaaaaatgtatatttaagaatgtatatttctcatttaccttctCGAAAAGGTTGTTATacctttttaaaaagtaaaggactccaaggaaataaaataaattaaaaagacaaacaaaaataacttaactttttaacttttatatcaagaagaggtaaagataccttctcaaaatgaaagaaagtaTAATACCTCCTCAACTACCTTTTCTCCTAGAGCATGGAATTTTATGAAGAagaggtaaatatggtagttatttCTACTTACCCTttcccttggagatgctcttaggtCTAACAAATCCTGGGGGCAAAAGGTTGAATCCCAACCCCAAGGGCCTCACACCCCGGCACAACGAGACATCTGAAAGGATGTAAAAGTATATTgtataagaaaaacaaatgtaATCAAAATCCAATGTTGCATTAATGTGGATTTGGTTGGAAACTTGTGTTGGTATTAGACTATTTGTGGTTAAGTCCATTCGGGCATATCCGATAAAATTGGAACGACACAGAGAAGATTAGCATGACACTATGCAATGATGGTATGCATAAATCGAGAAGTAGactattattagttttaattatattaaaaaaatttaattatataaggCGTGTCTTTGATGGGCCAGATTTAGGCTAGTTCCAGGTCTGGGATTATAAAATGGCCTGGTTGGAGCATAGTATGGGCTTACTACATTTAACTGATGTGCTGGGCTTGGTTTGAGCTAATTGGCCAGTTCGACCCAGTTGGAAAGTTTagttccactaactcatttacctttcttaaaatttatgccaAATCAAATGTGAACTTCTATTGCATAACGAAATgaatattcaatattattgCATAACGAAATGAATATTCAATATTAACACGTATTCATTATTTGTAGCGAAAGAAGTTGAACTAAAAAGCAAAGTATAGCTTCGATACAAACTTTGTTAGACatcagtatttattttgttgtgcttattttctttaaactTAATATCATATGTTGGGAAATTTCACAACatctaattattaaaaaaatgaaaataaagatataggagaaattattaataattaataaaaaatttcaccAAAGTTTAATCACTAAAGATGTTCATGTTGCAGTTACAAGATAGTACAtgatatatattcataatatgTCTAAATGGTAAACAACactaattaaatgaaacaataatttGTTGTCGATTCTTCAAATgtatatctatttaatttatgcgtagtaactatttttcttttcacaaccaATCAAAAAAGTTGGTAAGCTTAGTGTATTAATGactgattatttttttaaaaaaattagtgcaAGGTAAATTATAAGGTAAATATGTGTTGTGCATGTGGATACGCAAGTGAAAGGTTTGAGAAGATTTGTCGTAGCTCCATCCatttccaacaaaaaaattccatGAAAATCGAAAAGTAATACAAGAGTGAATGAAAGCAAACAAAAGTTTGTTTCCCCCTTAGCCTCTTGCACCTCCCCTTCCAAATTGGAAGCCGAGGATAAATCCAAGAGGTCGGAGCCATGGATATGGGGTCTTCCACCGGCCACGGTGGCAGGGAGCGCCCCGGCAACATTACTACCGATTTCTGCTATGTTGATATGGCGCTGCACTCCACCGGCATTTGGGGCTCCCACGACAATGCAAACCTACTCGACTTCGCTCTCCCCCGCCTCCAGCTTCAGCTCGCCATCATTTTCTTCGTCACCCAATCCCTTCATCTCTTTCTCCGTCGCTTCCATTTGCCTCGCCTTGTCTCCGAAATCCTCGTACATATTTATCTATACTATCATGCAATAATGTTCATTTTCTCTTGTTATATGGGCTTATTTGACTGTTTGGTAGATCAGATGAGGCGCATGTTAGGCACTTAAAGCCCATCTTACTCTAATTATCTTGTGCTATCTTAACATGCCTACTAAACAGGCACGCAATGGATAAACTTTCCTTTTTCAGGGTAAGTTTATCATATGTAATGTAACATAACTAAATGAGTCATGTGTTGTTTGAAACAGGCTGGAATCATACTTGGGCCTACTATTCTAGGACAGTTTCCAAATGTGGAGAAAGCATTATTTCCACCAAACGGAGATGTCTACTTGGACTTACTCTCCAAAATTGgctacatattttttatattccttAGTGGTGTGAAGATGGATCCGAGGACCGTGCTGAGGACCGGTATCAAAGCGTGGACTATCGGTGTTCTTGCTGTCACACTTCCGCTCGGTGGTAGCTTGATGATGACCGTGCTACAACAAAACGAGATCCACAAGTATCGAATCCCCGCTTACAAAAACACTATCTCCATTCAGAATTTATTCCCCTTTCCTGTCATTGCAACCATGCTTGTTGATCTCAAAATCATGAACTCTGAGCTTGGCCGCCTTGCCCTGGCTTCGGCACTCATCAGTGACTTGGTTAGCAACCTCTCGTCGACTGTGATCACCTATGGCAGAGTCGGAATCATGAGCTTTGCAAATGTTATCATGGTGCACTCTACTTTCTTGACCGTTTGCCTAATTTTGTTCATCTTCTGCGTGGGGCGCCCGCTCAGCCTTTGGATCATCAAGAATACACCTGAAGGGAAACCAGTTAACAAATTTCATGTCATCCTCATGTCTTTCATGGTGTTGATTGTGGTGTTGCTTACTGATAACGTCGGCCTCAACTATCAGTATGGCCCCTTTTTGCTCGGGTTAGCAGTGCCAGATGGCCCGCCTTTGGGGGCCACGATGGTGAACAGGCTGGAAACGTTAGTTTCGGGCTTGTTGGCACCACTTTTGGTCACTTATTGCGGGATGAATGTGAATCTCGTTGAGGTTTTCGATCTACAATTCGTTAGCCTAGTCTGGTCTGTTGTTGGATACTGTTTGGCAATGAAGCTAGTGTCTGTTTTCGTGCCGGCAATCATTTGCAAAGTGCCTGTTAAAGATGCTGTTGCTCTTGCCTTCATCATGAGTGCTCAAGGAGTTGTTCAAATGTCCTTTTACTACTACAACTATGTTAACCAGGTCAGCTGGCGTCTACTGCTGGAACTGTATCAGTCTCTTTCATTATgtcttatttcaaaaatattgatcTTTTTTGCTATTGAACTACAGACATTTGATGGAGAAACCTTCTCTATGCTGACTACATCAGTCCTGATACAATCCGCTCTCTCGAGTCTAGTGGTGAAGTCTCTCTATGACTACTCAAGACTGTACACTGGTTACCAAAAACGAGACATCCAACACGCATCAATCAACTCCGAGCTGCGTGTCCTCGCCTGCGCACATCGCGTGGACGATGCACTAGCAATCCGGAAAGTCGTTGAAGTTTCCTTCCCGAGCAAAGAAAGCCCCATTGCGTTATACGCTCTCCACATGGTGGAGCTCGCCGGCCGAGCCTCCCCGCAGCTAATCGACCACCAACTAGGCCAAAAATCATCAAACAGCACATCCCGCACGCAGAAAATGATCGACATCCTCTCCTCCCTCGAGCAGCAATACTCAGGCGTCGCAACCGTCCAGCAATTCACCGCAATGTCGCTAACAAAGTTCATGCACCACGACATCTGCACCGTGGCATTCAACAAACTGGCGTCGTTGATAATTCTCCCATTCCACAGGAAGTGGAACCACCAGGGCAAGTTCATACTCGACTCCAGCACGATGCGGTCCATCAACTGCCAGGTCCTCGACCTGGCGCCATGCTCGGTCGCCATCCTGGTCGACCGCCACAAGGTGCGCCGCGGGGCCGCCTCAGCGTACAACGTGGCGGTGGCGTTCTTCGGGGGGGCGGACGACAGGGAGGCGCTGGCGTACGCGAGGCGCATGGCGCTGTCGCCTGACGTCTGCCTGACGGTTGTGAGGTTCGTACCGTGGGACATCTACTCCGGGGACAGCCAGTGGGACGCGGTGCTGGACGCGGAGATACTGAAGGAGACGAGGATGCAGGGGGCGCAGCAGGACAACATTGTTTACAGGGAGGAGAGGGTGAAGGACGGGGCGGAGACGGCGATGCTGATACATGCGATGGAGGAGGCGTTTGATCTGATCATGGTGGGGAGGAGGCATAAGGATGACACGCCGCAGCTGTTGGGGCTGAGTGAGTGGAATGATTTGGCGGAGCTGGGACCGGTTGGGGACATGCTGGCGTCGCCGGATCTGACCGTGCCTGTGTCCGTGTTGGTGGTGCAGCACCAGAATATCAAATCTATTTGAGCACTATTTTTCGGTATTAATGGTTTTTTCTAATATCTATTAGAAA is a window from the Salvia hispanica cultivar TCC Black 2014 chromosome 1, UniMelb_Shisp_WGS_1.0, whole genome shotgun sequence genome containing:
- the LOC125211532 gene encoding WAT1-related protein At5g07050-like, which encodes MKSGGSFFNTCKPYIAMISLQFGYAGMNIITKISLNGGMSHYVLVVYRHAIATAVIAPFAFFFERKAQPKITFPVFMQIFILGLLGPVIDQNFYYAGLKLTSPTFSCAMSNMLPAMTFVMAIIFRMEKVNIKKVIYQAKVVGTVITVAGAMLMTLYKGPLVEMVWTAHRHSTSGSSSSDDTSKDSSDRDWFIGCILLIIATLAWASLFILQKAALKTYSNHQLSLTTMVCGMGTLQAIAVTFVMEHNPSVWTIGWDMNLLAAAYAGIVTSSISYYVQGLVMKTKGPVFATAFSPLMMIIVAVMGSFILAEKIYLGGMIGSAIIVVGLYSVLWGKYKEDQENKLLEEIPEVIKANNNNNGIGNVKEEKTAAVAIDLPIFTPPTKPT
- the LOC125208449 gene encoding cation/H(+) antiporter 4-like, giving the protein MDMGSSTGHGGRERPGNITTDFCYVDMALHSTGIWGSHDNANLLDFALPRLQLQLAIIFFVTQSLHLFLRRFHLPRLVSEILAGIILGPTILGQFPNVEKALFPPNGDVYLDLLSKIGYIFFIFLSGVKMDPRTVLRTGIKAWTIGVLAVTLPLGGSLMMTVLQQNEIHKYRIPAYKNTISIQNLFPFPVIATMLVDLKIMNSELGRLALASALISDLVSNLSSTVITYGRVGIMSFANVIMVHSTFLTVCLILFIFCVGRPLSLWIIKNTPEGKPVNKFHVILMSFMVLIVVLLTDNVGLNYQYGPFLLGLAVPDGPPLGATMVNRLETLVSGLLAPLLVTYCGMNVNLVEVFDLQFVSLVWSVVGYCLAMKLVSVFVPAIICKVPVKDAVALAFIMSAQGVVQMSFYYYNYVNQTFDGETFSMLTTSVLIQSALSSLVVKSLYDYSRLYTGYQKRDIQHASINSELRVLACAHRVDDALAIRKVVEVSFPSKESPIALYALHMVELAGRASPQLIDHQLGQKSSNSTSRTQKMIDILSSLEQQYSGVATVQQFTAMSLTKFMHHDICTVAFNKLASLIILPFHRKWNHQGKFILDSSTMRSINCQVLDLAPCSVAILVDRHKVRRGAASAYNVAVAFFGGADDREALAYARRMALSPDVCLTVVRFVPWDIYSGDSQWDAVLDAEILKETRMQGAQQDNIVYREERVKDGAETAMLIHAMEEAFDLIMVGRRHKDDTPQLLGLSEWNDLAELGPVGDMLASPDLTVPVSVLVVQHQNIKSI